The Acanthochromis polyacanthus isolate Apoly-LR-REF ecotype Palm Island chromosome 10, KAUST_Apoly_ChrSc, whole genome shotgun sequence genome includes the window TAATTAGATAATTCTGGCTTGTTTTCTGTTAAGTGTCAGAAGAGTTTCATGAATAACCATCACAGATAATTCCAACTAGTCAGCCTAGTCATTAAAAAGCACTTTTGCTTCTCACAATGGATGAGTTCCTACTGTTGGATTATTTTACAATGTCGCCATCTGCTGTTTCCCTTCTGAAAGTGTTGATGGTGTTTATTTGAACACATGGCCTGTGCACTAACTGGGCTATTGTGTCTGTCCTTTCATTAGTATGTATGGAAACTGTGGCTTTATTGTAACCTCACGCTGTATTTTTACCTTCTTTGGATGGGATGTTGAAATGTTCCTCTTAGCTGGCTCTGGAGGAGCTGGAATGAGTTCACGTGGTCTGGGAGGGGAGGGACTAAATGCAGAACAAACGAGAAAAGTTGATTATTCACATTACCAAGGGTCAAGAGGTGACTAGACTCTTAAGCTGTTTAGATTTTCCTACCCGAGGGACTTGTCTGTAGGCTTAGAGGACCTTCCACGATAGAATTTGCTTCTCAATGAGCCAGGAGCCTTGACAGCACTGCCCTCTTGTGGACATTGTCGATAATATGAAATGTAATTGTTAAATATTGTGCCAAAATTCAAGCATTTATCTGTCGAACTACAACATGCACATGAAAACATCACATAATATACACGACATACTCAATTTAGTAATGTCTCTCTGGGTTGGGACAGGTTGTCCAGGCTTTTTACTCTTGTCTATATGTAGATTGGACTGGGGAGCTGGCATTACAAATggggaaaaagaaacattttacacAAGGTTTAGATCAGCTATCAATAATTTTTTCATTCATTAGATCAGCTAATAAATCCAAAATTAGCATAGTATATAACTGATAAATCAAGTGCTTGTGGAGTGAATAAATGTGCAATCACCTGGTGCTTTGGAAGGTTTTTGAGGAATATGGTTCCTTTGGGGCTGAGGTGGTGGGTGTTTTGAGCTTCTTTCAGCAGGCAATGGTACACAAACAGGATCTGAACACATTTCTTTAGTTACATGTGCCGGAAAAATGAACACccatttggatttaaaaaaaaataatgcatggATGTTTTCACTTGCAAGTGCATTTCTTTGTGCTCGGCACTATTGTCAGAGCTGCTAGCCATTACCTCTATGACAGTTAGGAGGTTTAGGCAATCTTGAGGGTGGTGGTGGCCTCAttatttctccagcagcaggcaGCCTCTGGTGAACTTCATATGTCTCGTCGTCACTGTCTTCTTCCTCCGCTATTTGTGGCTCAGTTAAAGCACAGATGTAGTTGTCCGGTCCAGGCTCCTCGTCTACACCCTCATAGTCATTATCACTTTCATTGTCCTGATCACAGCCCAGACAAGCAGTTTACTTGAGATCACAACAGCATTTTTCCCCTTATGTGTTTCATATTAAGTGATGTAACTTTGATAAAATTAAATTCTTTGACCCCGTTTGTGACAAAATCTTGTTTACAAAAAGCTAACTTACAAACTCGTCAgagtcccaaacttcttcctcCTGCACAAATACTGCTGGAAAGTAAATTGTAAAAGGAACTCTGTCAGGCAAAGATTGCTTTAGTTTATGATGTTAGGGAATTAGTTGGACTGAAGCTTTATTTACCTTGTTCTGGATACTTCTGTGCCTTTGATCTGCACgaaaaacaaagatgaaagTTAGGCATTGTTGTTTGGTTAGTCACGGAATCAGCTGAAGTCATAAAATGCAATTTGTTTCCTTACTTATGTCCAAAGGATTTCTTCTGCTGTCCCTTGTTGATTTCCCTTTGGAGCTTGGTAATTATTCTGTAACGATTGAACACCGAAAcatcagtaaaatattaaaatcaaagttACCGCTCTGCTACTGAGTGTGATGTACTGTGATGCACTTTTTCTTGCTGATCATTTGTCAGTACttttattgaaataaatatgtatttagTCAGACTCACGGAACATAGAGGCTGGGAAACGCGTGAAGTTCACTCTCCGTCATGTGCTAGATTATGTAGATTTGCATATTGTAAAAGTTAGAAAGTCAGAATGTTTCAAAATAGTGAAAGCTGAAAGAAGTCCAGagggtcacacacacacacacttaccaTGAACTCTTCTCCAGTTATGCTGCTCTCCATCACCGCTCTGTCACAGCCTGATAATTTAAGCTGAAAACATATGTGATATAAGATGTCAGGAAAATGAGCTTTCTTTAAGAGATGACTGAAACAGTTTCATTAAAAAAGTAGATTGTATTAGGGAATGCCACTTTTTCTTAATTTGATGTTATGATATACAGTatactaaaaaatgtaaaaatatataatttaccTTGGCACTCAAATTTGGCTTCTAGTTTTGATATGTTTGTAAGTTGCGCACATTATATCTTGTTTTTATAGCTCCTTTAAGATAAATATTTGAACACGTTGCATGTCAGGAAGTAGCAACAGAAAGCTTGTCCATAGTGTCGCTAACAGCCTGGTTATTGTCCAAAGCAAGAAACAACTGAAAGCGCCCCACCTTGTAATAGAAATTCTGATCTCTAAATGCCATGTAGAGTTTTCACAGTTACTACGGTTGTTTTTTTCGAAACTGTAAATCAAGCCTTCACCTACCTTTGACATGTCGAACCCAGTGGCAGACAGAAATGCAAAGTTAAAGAAAGACTTATAGAGAACCTATGGTGTCATTATTTGTAGCCATTACAATATGCAGTCAATGCTTGCTTCATAAGGATAAGCTGAAGCGAAAAACTTGTCAGTCGCCACTTTATAAACAGGACTTTACGAAGATAgaaaaatgtagtattttaacttaaacatacttttttttgttgtaatacTCACATTCCTCAGGTAGTTGGCAAGACGGTGGGGACTCCATCCCATCACATCTACTTTAGAAGGAACCTGATTCAAACTCATACTTGTGTCTTGTGAATGTCACATCCACTGAAAAAGCTAAGAGTTTACTTGTCATTCATCAGCATACTCAACCTGTCTGATGGAATGATGGCTTTTGCTAAATCATCGTCTGACGCATCGTGTAAAAGAAGTAGGAAGTTTTAGTGGTTTCATGAAGAATTATTATTAGAGCGTGCACACACTGCAGACCAGACTCTATAGCTCTAAACAAAGAAGCTGCTTATTTCCTTTCACACTGACGTATGCTACCACAGGTATGCTAGTTGTGctgagtctgtttttatttaggtGTCACTTTTAAATGTGGTTGGTTTTAAATGAACTGTGCTGCTCAAACCAAGCATGCATTTTACACTGACAGAAACAGGAATAGAAATGAACAGTGTTATTTATCTGCATTGATTAATATTGCTGCTCAGAGATGTGCGGCTGTTTGTCACTGTGACCTCAGCGTACTTTTTATTCTAACTGATAACACTGCGTTGTTGTAGGTTGTGTCCGagcttgtgttccagctgcagaCCGTCCTGTGTCAGGTCTCTTGGTATCTCACACCCAGGTGATAGAGGAGGGCAGCTGGGAGAAGTGGTGATCAATCATTCTCCGATACCTCTAGACCCCCAAGCCTGTCTGGGTGAATACATGAGTTCCCCTGGGGGGTCCTTGTGAGACATCACCGCCTCCTTCCCCTGTTGTCCTTCTCTGTCCCGATGAGGAAACATGAAAGACATAATACTGTCACTAtggatgaagcaaaaaaaaaaagtgtaattattCAGTAAGCCATGTGCCAATTTTGTCCAAATCAGTGTCAGATATAACGTTtgaagatttgtttttattcagtccAGCATGTTTCTAGATGCTAATTTGACAGTTGATGGTATGTGAGGAGTCTTGGTCATCTAGCTAATCTTAATGCtcaaatgaaagcaaatgaacTTGCTTGAGTTTGTTGGAGTCCTCAGCAAACTCGAGCAAATCCGGTTTCCTTTGTTTAGACATCTTAGAGATCCTCTTTGGAGTTTGTCCCACTTTGCAGGGAAAAGACGGTCTCATGGGAGACACATCCATGCGACAGTATCATAGGGAACCAACATGGAGCCAGTAGTGTCCTCAGCGGAGAGCAGAGATAAGGGGTGGATCGGTGAGGGCCTCCAGTGGGGCACAACCTTCATTAACGCACAGCAGGACAGCATGGGAAATCCAGGGCATCCCCAGAGGTAAACAGACAAATGGGGAGGTATGGGAGGGAGCAGTTTAGGTGTTTTTTGGGCTCTGAGAGAGTGTTACTTTTGCAGTCGGGATTTATTTCGGTTAGCTGCTTTTCTGTCCTTTGGCAGTGGCAGAACCTAGTTTTGTCCTGAAAGTTCACATCAACATATGCAGTTTGTTCAGTGGCGTTGCATAACTGTTTGTCGAGGTGTcactgtgcgtgtgtgtttttaatgttttctgtaatCCCTGACATGACTTGGCAGTTTCTAATCAACAAGCATGTATGGAAATGGGAGAAGTACCCTCCATGTACTGTCTTGCCACAGTTCTCTACAGTGTAATGATAAGTCATGTTGTAATGTCTCACTTCTATATTTACTGCTTCAACACTAACTGCTCTGTAAAGATAGTCAAACAGGCCCATTTCTGTTAGTCTCCCACCCCCTCTGTTGCCCCGCAGGCGTGGACCCCCTGATGATGCTAGTATCCATGCCATCACTCATTTAGCTGAGACAGCGGCAGATTTATGACACATCCAGCTGAGAGGAAGATTTTTGGAGATACAGGGGGTAAGAGGAAAGAAGGAAGCAAATGAATGGCTCCTTTAGACACAGATAGGCCAGTGGGCGGAGATAAGGCTCCTCTTAGACCTAATTACTTGCAAATTATAAATTAAGAAATTAACTTGCCCAAGGTGGAATGTGAGTCACGCTTATTTATAACCAACTTCTCCATCTTATTGGGAAGAACACTTCAGTTTTCTCaataaaaaccaaccaaaaaacGCCTTTCTCCTTTGTACTTTGATGTATTGTCATACATTTACATTCCCTGTGGGATGTGAGTGGGATTGGTAGTAATGGCCTGGATTATTAGGCTAAATACCTTACTTCTAGTGGTGGAAATGCTTCCCTGATTTGTCTTTCAAAGCCTCTCTGCTCTTTGAATGCAATCAATCCACATTCACATCAAAGTGATAGTGGATCAACACCTTGGTTAGGTGTGAGCTGCACCATGTTATCCATGTAATCCTCTATTTAGTGTATTCACTTGATTCTTACTCTAACTTGTGTCTTCTGTCAGTGGATGTGGAATGGCCATGGGATTTATTAAGCAGAATAATgaagtttattttaaataaaacataaaaatgacaattttagattgtttttaacttttatttaaagaaagcaGAATATTCTTAAATAGACACACGTATCAGGAGAGGTGGAAAAGGGAATACAAAGTGCAAAAATTGATAACGGATCCAGATAAACTCAAGTTTTATTTGGGTCCACGGTATCTCCGTCTAAAACCATGCCCGTCTCCAGCTTCCCTCCTGGCGCACACGTGTTTGACTATAACCTGAGAACAGTCCTCACAGTTCACCTTGCAGCACCAGTGGAATTTGCAGTTGCAGCTGCTCACCACCTCCGTGCGCGTCTCCTCCACCCTCAGGCCGCATTCATGACACAACCTGCGGCAGCTCCTTCTCTCCCACTGGGTCAGACCGTCTCCGTGCTGCAGACACTCCCGGTCCTCTGTGCCGTACAGACCCAAGCTGCTGTTCTTCCTGCAGTAATCCGGAGAATCCTCTAAGTAGATGAGCTCAGTCGGCGCAATGCTGCCGAACGCGTCCACGAAGGCACCCCGGCTGTCTGCGCTGTTGCCAGCCCGCATGCGCTTTTTGTCGACGTCCAGTTTCTGGGCTTGACTGTGCTTCATCTTTAAGTAGTTCCCGATTTCTCTAAAATCGGACAGCTGCGTCCAGCACGTTTGGACACTGCAGCTCTCGGACATGCCGTGGCATCTGCAGATGCGCTTCATGGTTGCCTTCACAGCCTGTTGGAAAGCCAGGGACATTTAGTTGCAGCGAATGACTTTAAAAGTGAGTGATGCTGGAGAAATATG containing:
- the LOC110955395 gene encoding protein Wnt-8-like, with translation MTGPKAYLTYAGSVQVGTQNGIDECKYQFAWDRWNCPDSATQQKGLRRATRETSFVHAISAAGVMYTLTRNCSLGDLDNCGCDVSKNGKIGGRGWLWGGCSDNVDFGERISKQYVDAQETGQDSRAAVNLHNNAAGRLAVKATMKRICRCHGMSESCSVQTCWTQLSDFREIGNYLKMKHSQAQKLDVDKKRMRAGNSADSRGAFVDAFGSIAPTELIYLEDSPDYCRKNSSLGLYGTEDRECLQHGDGLTQWERRSCRRLCHECGLRVEETRTEVVSSCNCKFHWCCKVNCEDCSQVIVKHVCARREAGDGHGFRRRYRGPK